A stretch of the Symmachiella macrocystis genome encodes the following:
- the aceE gene encoding pyruvate dehydrogenase (acetyl-transferring), homodimeric type has protein sequence MDETPQAIDAGELDEWFESLDDLLHRHGPDGVRQMMSVLQERAYQAGVAMPFTANTPYINTIRHDQQPRFPGNRAIERRIKSLIRWNAMAMVVRANAASSGIGGHISTYASAATLLEIGFNHFFQARNEDQFGDFVYFQGHAAPGIYARAFLEGRLTEEQLIQFRQEIPRGSGLSSYPHPWLMPDFWQFPTVSMGLGPISAIYHARFLRYLEHRGLADTSKSHVWCYVGDGEVDEPETLGAITLASREHLDNLIFVINCNLQRLDGPVRGNGKIIQELEAAFRGAGWNCLKVIWGSDWDPLLEDDEDGLLVKRMGEVVDGQYQKYVVEGGAYIRDHFFGENKELHDLVDHLSDEQLQKLNRGGHDPEKVFAAYHAAVNHVGAPTVILAKTIKGYGLGEAGEGRNITHQQKKLNEEELREFRSRFAIPIGDEEVTKAPLHRPADDSPEMEYLLKRREALGGFLPARTPTTDRLEIPPLDKFDKKVLHGGVEMATTMAFGRIISDLLKDKNIGKRIVPIIPDEARTFGMEALFRQCGIYSSKGQLYEPVDADQVLYYKEAKDGQILEEGINEAGAISSFIAAGTAYSNLGVNMVPFYIYYSMFGFQRVGDLIWAAADSRTKGFLVGGTSGRTTLNGEGLQHQDGQSQLFATTVPNLRAYDPAYSYEVAVIVQDGLQRMYGEGEEIFYYLSVYNEVYDMPAMPEGAQEGILKGLHPLSKTPADKSSSQRPQLFGSGPILRESHRAQAILSEKYDIDCDVWSVTSYSELSRDAEAVERWNHLHPEEKPQHSFLETSLSNHSGPFIAASDNVRLVPEQIRQWIPGRYVTLGTDGFGRSASREALRKHFEMNAEYIAYATLSALVADGHFEKSRLPEAIKALGIDPEQVNPASA, from the coding sequence GCCACGATCAACAGCCCCGTTTCCCCGGCAATCGGGCCATCGAACGTCGGATTAAGAGTCTGATTCGCTGGAACGCGATGGCGATGGTCGTTCGCGCCAACGCTGCCAGTTCGGGCATTGGCGGGCATATCTCCACCTACGCCTCCGCTGCAACGCTGCTGGAAATCGGTTTCAATCACTTTTTCCAGGCCCGCAACGAAGATCAATTCGGCGATTTCGTCTATTTCCAAGGCCATGCCGCACCGGGAATCTATGCCCGCGCATTTCTGGAAGGTCGGTTGACCGAAGAGCAGTTGATTCAATTCCGGCAAGAAATCCCGCGTGGCTCGGGACTATCATCCTATCCGCATCCCTGGCTGATGCCTGATTTTTGGCAATTCCCCACGGTTTCGATGGGACTGGGACCGATTTCCGCGATTTATCACGCGCGGTTTTTACGGTATTTGGAACATCGTGGACTGGCCGACACGTCGAAATCGCATGTGTGGTGTTACGTCGGTGACGGTGAAGTCGACGAGCCGGAAACGCTGGGAGCCATTACGTTGGCCTCCCGCGAGCATCTCGACAATCTGATCTTTGTCATCAACTGCAACTTGCAACGCCTGGACGGGCCGGTCCGTGGTAATGGAAAAATCATCCAAGAATTAGAAGCCGCCTTTCGTGGTGCTGGCTGGAATTGCCTCAAAGTCATTTGGGGCAGCGATTGGGATCCGCTGTTGGAAGACGACGAAGACGGCTTATTAGTCAAACGCATGGGTGAAGTCGTCGACGGCCAATACCAGAAATATGTGGTCGAAGGGGGCGCCTATATCCGCGATCACTTCTTTGGCGAAAACAAAGAGTTGCACGATCTGGTCGACCACCTGTCGGACGAACAGTTACAAAAACTCAATCGCGGCGGACACGATCCCGAAAAAGTCTTTGCTGCCTACCATGCGGCGGTCAACCACGTTGGCGCTCCGACGGTCATCCTGGCCAAGACCATCAAAGGTTATGGACTGGGTGAAGCGGGAGAAGGCCGCAACATTACACACCAGCAGAAAAAATTGAACGAAGAGGAACTGCGCGAATTCCGCTCACGCTTCGCCATTCCCATAGGCGACGAAGAAGTCACCAAAGCCCCTCTACATCGGCCCGCCGATGACAGTCCGGAGATGGAATATCTCTTGAAACGACGGGAAGCATTGGGTGGATTTCTCCCCGCGCGGACGCCGACCACCGACCGCTTGGAGATTCCGCCTCTCGATAAATTCGACAAGAAAGTGCTGCACGGTGGCGTCGAAATGGCCACCACCATGGCCTTCGGGCGGATTATCAGCGACTTGCTCAAGGATAAGAACATCGGCAAGCGGATCGTACCGATCATTCCCGATGAAGCCCGCACCTTTGGGATGGAAGCGTTGTTCCGTCAATGCGGTATTTATTCCAGCAAGGGACAACTCTACGAACCGGTCGATGCCGATCAGGTGCTCTACTACAAGGAAGCCAAAGACGGCCAAATTCTGGAAGAGGGCATCAACGAAGCGGGGGCAATCTCGTCCTTCATCGCTGCCGGGACCGCCTACAGCAATCTTGGCGTGAACATGGTTCCGTTTTACATCTACTACTCGATGTTCGGCTTCCAACGCGTCGGCGATTTGATCTGGGCCGCGGCGGATTCCCGTACCAAAGGCTTTCTCGTGGGTGGAACCTCCGGCCGGACAACGCTCAACGGTGAAGGGCTACAACACCAGGACGGCCAAAGCCAACTATTTGCGACGACCGTCCCCAACTTGCGAGCGTATGACCCCGCCTACTCTTATGAAGTCGCCGTGATCGTTCAAGACGGGCTGCAGAGAATGTACGGCGAAGGGGAGGAAATCTTCTACTACTTGTCGGTCTACAACGAAGTGTACGACATGCCGGCGATGCCCGAAGGGGCGCAAGAAGGGATCTTGAAAGGGCTGCATCCTCTTTCCAAGACACCAGCCGATAAGTCGTCCTCGCAGCGACCGCAACTCTTTGGCAGCGGGCCGATTCTACGTGAATCACACCGTGCACAAGCCATTCTCAGCGAAAAGTACGACATTGACTGCGACGTCTGGAGCGTGACCAGTTACAGCGAACTCTCCCGCGATGCAGAAGCGGTCGAACGTTGGAATCACCTGCATCCTGAGGAAAAACCGCAACACAGTTTTCTAGAGACGTCACTCAGCAATCACTCCGGGCCTTTTATCGCCGCCAGCGACAACGTCCGTTTGGTGCCCGAACAAATCCGGCAGTGGATTCCAGGTCGCTACGTGACCTTGGGCACCGACGGTTTCGGACGCAGTGCTTCACGGGAAGCATTGAGAAAGCACTTTGAAATGAATGCCGAATATATCGCGTACGCAACACTTTCGGCATTGGTGGCCGACGGCCATTTTGAGAAGTCCCGTCTGCCCGAAGCAATCAAAGCGTTGGGGATCGACCCGGAACAAGTCAACCCGGCTTCCGCGTAA
- a CDS encoding 2-oxo acid dehydrogenase subunit E2: MSIEFRLPELGENIAEAEVAELLVKEGDRIEAEQSVMELETEKAVLELPCPHAGVVKKIHFSEGDSVSVGSVILTIDEEAAAPSGEATETKQAEPAAAEPEPAAAKTESAPAKKEAAPVVAASHTPTVQPAMEATAPDHRPPPPAGPSTRRFARKLGVDLHDVSGTGPDGRIVQEDVEGYVKSRLQNTASGSGMRTAPPLPDFSQFGPIERKRLSKLNRTAADQLSTSWQVIPHVTQHDLANITELEKVRKQFMTTSGKNGPKITMTAIALKACVQILTEMPHVNSSLDMESGELILKQYYHIGVAVDTDHGLVVPVIQNADRKSIMEIADELAQLAEKARERKLVLAEMQGATFTITNLGSIGGTAFTPIVNYPEVAILGLSRAQPQPALVDGKLEERMMMPMSLSYDHRVINGADAAKFVVRLSALLAQPFGLLANV; the protein is encoded by the coding sequence ATGTCGATTGAATTTCGTCTCCCCGAATTGGGAGAAAACATTGCCGAAGCTGAGGTTGCCGAGTTGCTGGTCAAGGAAGGGGACCGAATCGAAGCCGAACAGTCGGTCATGGAATTGGAAACCGAAAAAGCGGTCCTTGAGTTACCCTGTCCGCACGCCGGCGTGGTGAAAAAAATTCACTTTAGCGAAGGGGACAGCGTCTCCGTGGGTTCGGTGATCCTGACGATCGACGAGGAAGCCGCAGCCCCCTCCGGCGAAGCAACCGAGACCAAGCAGGCCGAACCAGCCGCCGCTGAGCCTGAACCGGCCGCTGCCAAAACCGAATCAGCGCCAGCCAAAAAAGAAGCAGCCCCCGTCGTGGCCGCCTCTCACACTCCAACGGTTCAACCGGCGATGGAGGCGACCGCGCCCGATCACCGGCCACCGCCTCCGGCAGGCCCCTCCACCCGCCGTTTCGCGCGAAAACTGGGCGTTGATCTGCACGATGTCAGCGGCACGGGTCCGGACGGACGAATCGTCCAAGAGGATGTCGAAGGCTATGTGAAATCGCGTTTGCAAAATACAGCATCGGGCAGCGGTATGCGAACTGCCCCTCCCCTACCCGACTTTTCGCAGTTTGGTCCGATCGAACGCAAACGGTTGAGCAAACTCAACCGTACCGCAGCAGACCAACTCAGTACGTCGTGGCAGGTGATTCCGCATGTGACGCAACATGATTTGGCCAACATCACGGAATTGGAGAAGGTCCGCAAACAGTTCATGACGACCAGCGGTAAGAATGGTCCGAAAATCACCATGACGGCCATCGCGCTCAAAGCCTGCGTGCAAATCCTCACCGAAATGCCGCACGTCAACAGCAGCCTGGATATGGAATCGGGGGAATTGATCCTCAAGCAGTACTATCACATCGGCGTCGCAGTCGACACGGATCACGGTTTGGTCGTCCCTGTGATTCAAAACGCGGACCGCAAGTCGATCATGGAAATTGCGGACGAACTCGCCCAACTCGCCGAAAAAGCGCGGGAGCGCAAGTTGGTCTTGGCCGAAATGCAAGGGGCCACCTTTACCATCACCAACCTGGGCAGCATCGGGGGCACGGCGTTTACTCCGATCGTGAATTACCCGGAGGTGGCAATTTTAGGATTATCACGAGCCCAACCCCAACCGGCGCTCGTCGATGGCAAATTAGAAGAACGGATGATGATGCCGATGTCGTTGTCCTACGACCACCGCGTGATCAACGGAGCCGACGCGGCAAAATTTGTCGTACGTCTCTCGGCTCTGCTCGCGCAACCCTTCGGCCTGTTGGCAAACGTTTGA